In Oryza sativa Japonica Group chromosome 8, ASM3414082v1, the sequence TACGCCGGTGGGACACCTAGTTATTGGAACCGACCGGACCGGCGGTTGGATCGGAAAAAACCGAAACCGGTTCCTTTTTAACTCCAAACACTTACATCCCGTTATAACGCACGAGTACTTTTCTAACATAGTTAAAAATTCGAAAATGCTACACATACATCCGAAATGTCACGCCGTTATGCATTTGCTGTTTTGCCGTTTAGTCGTACGCCGGTCTAGTCCAGCTAAAAGACCGGTTGTGCAATCAGCCTGGTATATACCGGTTGGGCCGCCCGATCTGCATTGTGCGTGGTCACCTTCGCAGCTGGAGAGGGAAAAGGGTGGGATTCGATCCCAGGACCTCATGTATAAAAGTAAACCAACCAACCACTAGATTACGATATACCTTGTGTTTTGAAGGGATAaacaatatatttacattagaTTGAACCGCTTCAAACCAGTGGTTCAACACTTTAACCAGTTGAACCAATAAATCATTGAATTGAGAGCATCGCTGGTTTAATGACCGGTCCggtcttaataattattatgatGTGACAAAGAACATCGGATGCATAGCGGGGTTCTTAAAAATTACTCATGCGTCAACAACGCGGTTGCAAGAAACCGTTGGCTCACGCCACCCGCGCCGCGCTGCGACCCAGCCTCCGTTCGAGCTGCGTGCGCGTGCACCGCCACCGAGCCGAACCAGCTGTCGCCTGTCGCCGGGCTCGGACCCGAGTCAAGCGAGTCAAGCCTTCCGGTGCGGCTGCGGCTGGCCTCGCGTACGGCCGCCACGTGGCCTCGCCGTATCAATCACGAGAAGGGGAGAAAAGTGGGGCGTTGCCCAGAAACCCCAGCTGCTTGCTCGCCGCGCGCTCTCTTctcgccgcctcggcctcgccgccgtggccgccggtgcctggacgaggaggaggtgagggcGTACGCTTCGGCCGgtccgccggccgcgccgcgccgcgcctctGTTTGTTCTCTGCTTGGGCTCGCCGTGTTGGCGTGTGGATGTGTAACGGCTAATTTGGTTCGGTTTTTGtgcttggtggtggtggtgattgcAGGGCTGGATCGCTGGGAGATGTTGAGCAGCGGCGCGCGGTGGCAGCCGCGGCGAAGCGGATGGGCGGAGTGGGGCGGCGACGCTCGCCCGgctcgctctcctcctcctcgtcgtcgtcgtcccgacGTCGCTGCGGGTTGGCGAGGCGAGGGGACCAGTAGAGTGCGGGGGCGCGGGGAGAAGGGAACGACTCATGGTGGAGCGGAAGGCGagggcgcggtggtggcgccggTGAGAACAGCGGACGCGGTGCCGGCGAGAAATGCGGTGGCCGTCGCCGGTGGTTTGGCCACGCGCGGCGTCGAGCGGGATGCTGGCCAGGTGGTggcgagagaggagaagagacaTGGCGGCGAGTTGGGGACCAAGAGAGGATTGGAGGAGCGGGCCgcgcgttcgccgccgccgccgccgccgcccaagcgGAGGGCGGTGTCCGCTATTCGCCAGTTTCCCCCAGGTTGCGGAAGGGACGCTGCTGCTCCAGTCGCCCGCGGCCGCGGTTGTGATGGTGGTGTTCGTCTGTTGGATGAGGCAACCGCTGCTCCTCTCGCTGGCAGCAAAGATGATTCTGCTGTTCCGGGTGTGGTGGAGAAGGTGGCGTCTGTAGATGGTGGCGATTCAATGGCGAATgcgcatcatcatcatcatgctATGATGGACACGGTCTTGATGAAATCTTCACATGTTTCGGATGAGAATCAGGTCGCTCGCAAAGTTGGTTCACTGGAAAATGGCGCAGAAGGGTCagcgaggggaaagggaggaCACGGCGGTGAATTGCTGGGAAGGAAGGAAGTGTTGGCTCAAGCCGCGAATTTGCTTCCCAAGAGGAGGATTGTATCTGCGACGCGCCGCTTCCCTCCTGGGTGTGGGAGGGACGCTGTGGCTCCACTTGCTCACAGAGAAGAGAGTAAGGTAGGTTCAAGTTTGGAAGCCATGCCTGTTGATGCTGGTTGGGGTGTGTCAAAGGAGGTGGTGACTACGGATGGCCGTAATAATTCGGTTAACCAGTGTGCCTCGAACATTGTCGGAACAGTAAAGTGCCAGGAATTGGAGGAGGGTGAGGTAGCTGCTGAGGCATGCTGTGATGTGGAGTCACAAAAAGTTGCTGGTCATGGAGAAAAACTTGAAAGTGCTGTTCCTGTAACTTCTGCTGTTACTGAAGTTTTGACAAGGTGTGGTTCTGATGAGATGGAAGGGTGTAGTTATGCTGCGGAGGCAACTGAAAAACACTTGTCAATGGGTGGTAAATGTTCAATTGGTGGTCCTTTCAATGAAATTGTCCACGGCAAGAGAGTGTTGGGGAGTGATGGCATTAAAAGGGAAGTTCCTAGTCTTGCAATGGAAGATCATGGCAGCATTGCTCATGACCAAGAACTGGTGGAGGTTGAGTTAACTACAGGGGACCATATTCAGGAGGCTCAAGTTGCTACCACTGTTAACCCACATGAGTCTACAATTAGTAGACATGAGGCAGCTGTTTCAGCAAATACTGCTCCAGAAGTTTCTATTAGGCATTTTTCTAGTGTGAAGAACGGAAACACATCACAGCATGAGGAGACGATATATGCATCTGCAGCTGCTGACGTTGTTAAGGTGATGAATAAATGCAAAGGGACCAAATCCAAAGCTGCGGCTGAACCTTGGGCTGAAGGTCCTTCCAAAGAACACTTCAAGGCTAAGAGGGAGTGTGAAAAAGATGGGATGAAAAAATCATCCATGAATGTTCCAACAGAAGTATTTCGTGATGGTATCATGAGAACTAAGTTACTATTGACAGCTAGAAAAGCAGTCAAGCCACCACTGAATACTCTGCATATACCCTTCTCCATGGGAAAAGAGGAGTCTGTTGTAACAAATAGTGCATCATTTGGTCCTAAGAAGAAGGTGAAGGTGAAAAGCCCGCATGAAAGTAAAGGTATTCCTATGAAGATTGTCTCTACATCTGGATTGGCGGGCAAGGACAACCTTATCAATGAAAAGGCTTTGAGCTTGGAAGATGATGATATTTTGAAGGCACTAGCTGTTCATAATGGAAAGCTAGAGTTGTATCTCAATGTTCCCTCATGCGTTGAGCGTCACAGGCAACATGGAAGTGAGAATGGCAATGATAGGAGCAAAATCAGGATGCTATGCAGGAGGTTTCAATTTATATGCAACGCTCTTCTACATGCTGTTGAACAAGGCTCATTGATGGTTCGACGAATTGACCTTGAAGCTGATAAAATCATCAGGAAATTGCCGGGCTTTACTAAACATGGACCTACTGTGGGAAATGTTCGTGGAGTCGAAGTCGGTGACGAATTTCTGTACAGAGTTGAGCTAGCTCTTGTTGGTCTTCATCGCCCATACCAGGGAGGAATTGATACCACCGATCATAATGGAGTGCTTGTTGCAATAAGCATCGTTGCTTCTGGAGGTTATCCCGATGAATTGTCAAGCTCAGGTGAACTGATATATACTGGTTCTGGAGGAAAGCCTGCTGGTAAGGAGAAACACGAGGATCAAAAGCTAGGGAGGGGGAACCTTGCCTTGAAAAATTGCATCAAGACAAAGACACCTGTCCGAGTGATTCATGGATTCAAAGGTCAAAATAGAGAGGACGTCAGTCATTCAAGAGCTAAACAAATCTTAACATTTACTTATGATGGGTTGTATCTTGTGTTGGATTGCTGGAGAGAAGGTCTAAAAGGTTCAAGGGTCTTGAAATACAAATTACAAAAGATTCCTGGACAACCAAAACTTCCTCTGCACATAGCTAAATATCAGAACACTAGGCTGGGATCCCAAGGATGGTGAGAACCATCTTGATGTAGTGCTTAGATCATTGCTCTTGATTGCCCTTGTCGAACTCGGACATGAAGAGACTATAAATGAGGGAGTTAGGCGGTTCCATATCTTCTTAAAAGACAGCAAAACTAACCTTCTTCCACCAGACACTAGAAAAGTTCAGATTTTTTCTTAACATACCGCTATAGTGTCACGTCTTTGGTATCTAGTGTACTAATATATGTATTGATCTGCAGGCTTCATATCTTTCTATGATGCAGACTGTTACTACCTCCAGCAGAGGTGGTAATGGTGCTCTCCTTAAAATCTACAGAGAAACTGCTGAAGCACTGGAGAAGTCAGTCAAGTCACGCATTTTAGGACTGTGCGTTCTGACTGTCTAGCTTAAGTGACACAGCAGGGATTTTATGATGAGTTGTGTTGTCCTGAAAAGTAATATTTCTTCTATTGTAGGTACATTGTCTTCATGCCCAGCTAAGGATATTGTTCTTGAGGCACCAAACTTCATGGTCACTGATGAGTGATG encodes:
- the LOC4345507 gene encoding uncharacterized protein, with the translated sequence MRQQRGCKKPLAHATRAALRPSLRSSCVRVHRHRAEPAVACRRARTRVKRVKPSGAAAAGLAYGRHVASPYQSREGEKSGALPRNPSCLLAARSLLAASASPPWPPVPGRGGGLDRWEMLSSGARWQPRRSGWAEWGGDARPARSPPPRRRRPDVAAGWRGEGTSRVRGRGEKGTTHGGAEGEGAVVAPVRTADAVPARNAVAVAGGLATRGVERDAGQVVAREEKRHGGELGTKRGLEERAARSPPPPPPPKRRAVSAIRQFPPGCGRDAAAPVARGRGCDGGVRLLDEATAAPLAGSKDDSAVPGVVEKVASVDGGDSMANAHHHHHAMMDTVLMKSSHVSDENQVARKVGSLENGAEGSARGKGGHGGELLGRKEVLAQAANLLPKRRIVSATRRFPPGCGRDAVAPLAHREESKVGSSLEAMPVDAGWGVSKEVVTTDGRNNSVNQCASNIVGTVKCQELEEGEVAAEACCDVESQKVAGHGEKLESAVPVTSAVTEVLTRCGSDEMEGCSYAAEATEKHLSMGGKCSIGGPFNEIVHGKRVLGSDGIKREVPSLAMEDHGSIAHDQELVEVELTTGDHIQEAQVATTVNPHESTISRHEAAVSANTAPEVSIRHFSSVKNGNTSQHEETIYASAAADVVKVMNKCKGTKSKAAAEPWAEGPSKEHFKAKRECEKDGMKKSSMNVPTEVFRDGIMRTKLLLTARKAVKPPLNTLHIPFSMGKEESVVTNSASFGPKKKVKVKSPHESKGIPMKIVSTSGLAGKDNLINEKALSLEDDDILKALAVHNGKLELYLNVPSCVERHRQHGSENGNDRSKIRMLCRRFQFICNALLHAVEQGSLMVRRIDLEADKIIRKLPGFTKHGPTVGNVRGVEVGDEFLYRVELALVGLHRPYQGGIDTTDHNGVLVAISIVASGGYPDELSSSGELIYTGSGGKPAGKEKHEDQKLGRGNLALKNCIKTKTPVRVIHGFKGQNREDVSHSRAKQILTFTYDGLYLVLDCWREGLKGSRVLKYKLQKIPGQPKLPLHIAKYQNTRLGSQGW